The Leptospira kmetyi serovar Malaysia str. Bejo-Iso9 genome includes a window with the following:
- a CDS encoding type II toxin-antitoxin system death-on-curing family toxin, whose amino-acid sequence MSSIRYLSYEEILYIHKNQIEEYGGSYGIRDKNLLESAIAQPQSGFDNQEFHVGLTQKAAAYLFYLCKNHAFIDGNKRVALASALIFLDLNGVEIEDEEDSLYELTIGVADGSVSLESIIKTFEKLKS is encoded by the coding sequence ATGAGTTCTATTAGATATTTATCTTATGAAGAGATTCTTTACATCCATAAGAACCAAATAGAAGAATACGGCGGTTCTTACGGGATTAGAGATAAGAATCTCCTTGAATCCGCGATCGCGCAACCACAGTCAGGATTTGATAATCAAGAGTTTCACGTTGGCCTAACACAAAAAGCAGCAGCATATTTATTTTATCTTTGTAAAAATCACGCTTTTATAGATGGAAATAAACGAGTCGCACTTGCGTCAGCTCTGATTTTCCTAGATTTAAACGGAGTTGAAATAGAAGATGAAGAAGATTCATTGTATGAACTTACGATCGGAGTTGCTGATGGAAGTGTTTCATTAGAGAGCATTATTAAGACTTTTGAAAAATTAAAGTCTTAA
- a CDS encoding TetR/AcrR family transcriptional regulator, with translation MSSRDSGPKDRILETAVRLFQSQGYGNTGINQIIQESKTAKASFYDHFPSKDDLGKAYIEFYGQGQLVLLEKLKSRSGNPSEFIHAWAQILKRQTKKSGFAGCPMANTVAQIASTSVSISEEAKKVSLRTIEILSDYLSEWQNEGLVPKHTEPKLLARRVFACYEGVIHTWKLTGKISALDDLPILVEAIFRYS, from the coding sequence ATGTCAAGCAGGGATTCGGGACCAAAGGATAGAATTTTAGAAACGGCGGTTCGATTATTTCAATCTCAGGGTTACGGAAACACCGGAATCAATCAGATCATCCAGGAATCCAAAACCGCAAAGGCGAGCTTTTACGATCATTTCCCCTCGAAAGACGATTTAGGAAAAGCTTATATAGAATTTTACGGACAAGGACAACTCGTTCTTTTGGAAAAGTTGAAGTCTAGGTCCGGCAACCCGAGCGAGTTCATTCACGCATGGGCTCAAATATTAAAGCGACAAACCAAAAAAAGCGGATTCGCCGGTTGTCCGATGGCAAATACGGTCGCACAAATCGCGTCGACTTCCGTTTCGATTTCGGAGGAAGCCAAAAAAGTTTCCTTAAGAACGATCGAAATTCTAAGCGATTATCTATCGGAATGGCAGAATGAAGGACTTGTTCCCAAACACACGGAGCCGAAACTTTTGGCGCGAAGAGTATTCGCCTGTTACGAGGGTGTGATTCATACTTGGAAACTCACCGGAAAAATCAGCGCGCTCGACGATCTTCCGATTCTTGTCGAGGCGATCTTTCGATATTCCTAA
- a CDS encoding ATP-binding protein, which translates to MKKEIDSIDVTPKKNIFRSIIADYNAQTAICELIDNAIDLWVKKDKKYKLLIDIEIRIDQQLIRVRDNSGGIKKEDLSLIVGPGHSGNLPEEQIIGIFGVGSKRAVVALAQHVTIKSRYRDKDTYQIEFDDDWLKDESWELPVYIIEKIENGTTIIELTKLREVVSKTDIGNIQSHISATYGKFLKNQNLEIVINKEKAKPSYFDNKWSFNPDFSPKAYSTVIKMEDRSVNFTLTAGLLSEGGDAGYGDYGLYVYCNDRLIARALKSFEVGFTQGKVGVPHGSISLVRVIIEFNGEANHMPWNSSKSGIDTKHKLFLLTRDKIIEMLTYHASLCRRLNSEREAKVFPFKEGKIQKLKIDSIGEIDSTNLTPLPKTKPREADLIKKVNAGLGTLKPWTVGLYESIIAAQSIFKQRLDQKNRIALIVTDSNLEIGFKEYLLNESGETYSEVRLKDLFKNRSEVVKEVQKHIKGKIKKEDWDKITYFYRLRCDLVHSRADTTVTDRQIIQFLKLAKNILSILFGIKFK; encoded by the coding sequence ATGAAAAAAGAAATTGATTCCATTGATGTAACTCCTAAAAAGAATATTTTTAGATCAATAATAGCAGACTATAATGCACAGACTGCAATCTGCGAATTAATTGATAATGCGATCGATTTATGGGTAAAGAAAGATAAAAAGTATAAACTTCTAATTGATATTGAGATTAGAATCGATCAGCAGTTGATTAGAGTTCGTGACAATTCTGGCGGCATTAAAAAAGAAGATTTATCTTTAATCGTTGGTCCGGGACATTCTGGAAACTTACCTGAAGAGCAAATAATTGGAATTTTTGGTGTCGGGTCAAAAAGAGCAGTAGTTGCATTAGCTCAACATGTTACTATAAAATCAAGATATCGGGATAAGGACACATACCAAATTGAATTTGATGATGATTGGTTGAAAGATGAATCTTGGGAATTGCCTGTTTATATTATAGAAAAAATCGAAAATGGAACGACAATTATCGAACTAACTAAACTAAGGGAAGTCGTATCCAAAACAGACATTGGAAATATACAATCTCATATAAGTGCTACATACGGAAAATTTTTAAAAAACCAGAATCTTGAAATAGTTATAAATAAAGAGAAAGCTAAGCCAAGTTATTTTGATAATAAGTGGTCCTTTAATCCAGATTTCTCTCCAAAAGCATATTCTACAGTCATAAAAATGGAAGATCGTTCGGTCAATTTTACATTAACGGCCGGATTACTTTCTGAAGGTGGGGATGCTGGTTATGGTGATTATGGGCTATACGTTTATTGTAACGATCGTTTAATCGCGAGAGCTTTAAAGAGTTTTGAAGTTGGTTTTACGCAAGGGAAAGTCGGAGTGCCTCACGGTTCAATATCATTAGTTCGTGTGATTATTGAATTTAATGGAGAAGCAAATCATATGCCATGGAATAGTAGTAAATCTGGCATTGATACGAAACATAAGCTATTTCTTCTAACCCGCGATAAAATAATAGAAATGCTCACCTATCATGCATCACTTTGTCGTAGGTTAAATTCTGAACGAGAAGCAAAGGTCTTTCCTTTCAAAGAGGGCAAGATTCAAAAGCTTAAGATTGATTCAATAGGAGAAATTGATAGTACCAATCTAACTCCTTTACCTAAAACTAAACCAAGAGAAGCGGATTTAATAAAAAAAGTCAACGCAGGTTTAGGAACTTTAAAGCCTTGGACAGTTGGTTTATATGAATCGATTATTGCAGCGCAATCTATATTTAAGCAAAGGTTAGATCAAAAAAATAGAATTGCACTAATCGTAACTGATAGTAATTTAGAAATCGGTTTCAAAGAATATTTATTGAATGAGTCGGGTGAAACGTATTCAGAAGTTAGATTAAAAGATCTCTTTAAGAATAGATCTGAAGTAGTCAAAGAAGTTCAAAAACATATCAAAGGTAAGATAAAAAAAGAAGATTGGGATAAAATCACTTACTTTTATCGGTTGCGATGTGATCTTGTACATAGTCGAGCAGATACGACTGTCACTGATAGACAGATAATACAATTCCTAAAGCTTGCAAAAAATATTTTGTCTATCTTATTTGGAATTAAGTTTAAATAA
- a CDS encoding reverse transcriptase family protein has protein sequence MKHQKYHSIKNSPFFRLKSIDKLAEYLNTKSKRLIYLENMPLTERYRCFPQGTRDIQQPIGFNRFIHNRLHTLLSRILSPDFVFSGKKGFSHVDNALAHLNSKYAALMDIEGFYRNSKREYVFRFFLKKLEMASDIANILTNIVCFNDFIPTGSPLSQLIAYWAYSDMFEEIETVASSNNFIFSLFVDDLTFSSQDRIRHDFHLEINAILKSYRLNIKRKKLQYRSKNQTKIITGCAITPDNKIKVRNKHRVKYINNLQLLLGSHQNRKDEKLIDSALGLISSLQAIEPQIFMESKRILKQKISFS, from the coding sequence ATGAAGCATCAAAAGTACCACTCGATTAAAAATAGTCCTTTCTTTCGATTAAAAAGCATTGATAAGCTTGCCGAATATTTAAATACAAAATCAAAAAGACTAATATATCTAGAAAATATGCCGCTTACAGAAAGATATCGATGTTTTCCGCAAGGAACAAGGGATATACAACAACCAATTGGTTTTAATAGATTCATTCACAACAGGCTTCATACTCTTCTATCTAGAATTCTTTCACCAGATTTTGTTTTTTCAGGGAAGAAAGGATTTTCGCATGTAGACAATGCCTTGGCTCATCTAAATAGCAAGTACGCTGCCTTGATGGACATCGAAGGATTCTACAGAAATAGCAAAAGAGAATATGTATTTCGGTTTTTTCTTAAAAAATTAGAAATGGCTTCGGATATAGCAAATATTTTAACAAACATAGTATGCTTTAATGATTTCATTCCGACCGGAAGCCCATTAAGTCAATTAATAGCTTACTGGGCATATTCAGATATGTTTGAAGAAATTGAAACGGTTGCAAGTTCAAACAACTTTATTTTCAGTCTTTTTGTCGATGACTTAACATTCTCCTCACAAGATCGAATACGGCATGATTTTCATTTAGAAATTAATGCCATACTAAAATCGTATAGACTGAATATAAAACGCAAGAAACTTCAATATAGATCAAAAAATCAAACGAAAATTATAACTGGTTGTGCAATCACTCCAGATAATAAAATCAAAGTTAGAAATAAGCATCGCGTTAAGTACATTAACAATTTGCAACTATTGTTAGGAAGTCACCAGAACCGCAAAGATGAAAAACTAATAGATTCAGCTCTGGGATTAATTTCTAGTCTACAAGCAATCGAGCCTCAAATATTTATGGAATCCAAGAGAATCCTAAAACAAAAAATATCTTTTTCTTAA
- a CDS encoding patatin-like phospholipase family protein: MPPVLDDSIAFERKQETQNRIGEAFQGLWLEDEICFAIAGGGCKAFYGLGFGHEMKSWGLKFREVSGVSAGAAMVLCLICGDEEECVASFENIVRKNPANFYFSRLFKGERAFPHEDMYRKTIRFGMDFQKIMKSGTKVFIHTLRAIPKEDSLKNKFRLARLIAETAKAFLEDERDRLRGLNTERMQRVLRNWNMKEVLFTEKDFEDEQAVEQIILNSSSVPPIVSVQSHGKEYYFDGGLTNNLLLEAFPPDKKTIGIYYEPTTIVGKDPKLLERCFLQTPSEPLPITSFDYTDPIGVRRAYELGKQDARMNKDKIFEYLKRDWAKAVSSFRSK; this comes from the coding sequence ATGCCTCCCGTTTTAGACGATTCCATCGCATTTGAAAGAAAACAAGAAACTCAGAATAGAATCGGCGAAGCCTTTCAAGGACTTTGGCTCGAAGACGAGATTTGTTTTGCGATCGCCGGAGGCGGATGTAAGGCGTTTTACGGATTGGGTTTCGGGCACGAAATGAAATCCTGGGGATTAAAATTCCGCGAAGTATCCGGTGTTTCCGCCGGGGCAGCGATGGTTCTTTGTTTGATCTGCGGAGACGAGGAAGAATGTGTCGCATCCTTCGAAAACATCGTCCGAAAAAATCCCGCCAACTTTTACTTCAGTCGTCTTTTCAAGGGAGAACGGGCCTTCCCTCACGAAGACATGTATCGCAAAACGATCCGATTCGGAATGGACTTTCAAAAGATCATGAAGTCCGGAACGAAAGTTTTCATTCATACGTTACGCGCCATTCCAAAAGAGGATTCGCTTAAGAATAAGTTCAGACTCGCGAGATTGATCGCGGAAACCGCAAAGGCTTTTCTCGAGGACGAAAGGGATCGCCTTCGCGGATTGAACACCGAAAGAATGCAAAGAGTACTCAGAAATTGGAATATGAAAGAAGTCTTATTTACGGAAAAGGACTTCGAAGACGAACAGGCCGTGGAGCAGATCATTCTCAATTCTTCCTCGGTTCCTCCGATCGTATCGGTTCAAAGTCACGGGAAAGAATATTACTTCGACGGCGGATTGACGAACAATCTCCTTCTGGAAGCGTTTCCACCCGACAAAAAGACGATCGGAATTTACTACGAGCCGACTACGATCGTAGGAAAGGATCCGAAACTTTTGGAAAGATGTTTTTTACAAACTCCATCGGAGCCATTGCCGATCACTTCCTTCGATTACACCGATCCGATCGGAGTGAGAAGGGCGTATGAACTCGGCAAACAAGACGCTCGTATGAATAAGGATAAAATTTTCGAATATCTCAAACGAGATTGGGCCAAGGCCGTTTCTTCGTTTCGATCCAAGTAG
- a CDS encoding FlgO family outer membrane protein, producing the protein MYSVTPKLGVYLADANTIESIKLSGAELLVLGTIQKRNNTIRFDARIVNIVDGKILSVAISAIRRQSLHIKVV; encoded by the coding sequence ATGTATTCCGTTACGCCTAAATTAGGTGTCTATTTAGCGGATGCAAATACGATCGAGAGTATTAAACTATCGGGCGCTGAACTCTTAGTTTTAGGCACTATTCAAAAACGAAATAACACGATTCGTTTTGATGCGCGTATAGTCAATATCGTGGATGGAAAAATTCTTTCCGTTGCGATTTCGGCAATCCGCCGCCAATCCTTACATATTAAAGTTGTATGA
- a CDS encoding helix-turn-helix domain-containing protein — MDFEEFLVKVGKNIQKVRKEKGLTQENMDEGDYAVPVRTLQDIEAGRANFTANSIFKLSKRLKVKPKDLLDI; from the coding sequence GTGGATTTCGAAGAATTTTTAGTAAAAGTCGGAAAAAATATTCAGAAAGTTCGGAAGGAAAAAGGGCTAACTCAGGAAAATATGGATGAAGGCGATTACGCAGTTCCTGTAAGAACTTTACAAGACATTGAAGCGGGTAGGGCTAATTTTACTGCTAACTCAATTTTCAAGCTTTCTAAACGATTAAAAGTTAAGCCCAAAGACTTATTGGATATCTGA
- a CDS encoding sodium:solute symporter family protein, translating into MLGISVILYLLTTILIGAVASRFVSDSKDYVLAGRRLPLFLASSALFATWFGSETLLGASSRFVEDGVLGVIEDPFGAALCLFLVGLFFARPLYRMNILTFGDFYKNRFGRRAEIVSSIFMIPSYFGWIAAQFVALGIILHSLTDLPVSTGIFIGAGVVLIYTVIGGMWAISLTDFLQTILIVLGLAYLVWDLSSQAGGLDVVLASTKPGFFRFIPEAEPKSILVYIAAWMTIGLGSIPQQDIFQRVMASKSEKVAVYSSLLGAFFYLSVALLPLLAVLCARKVYPQIAGEDAQMILPKTVLAHTGLFTQILFFGALLSAVMSTASGAILAPASVLGENVVRPFLKDPNEKTLLRILRISVVTITLVSLAMAVTKSNIYELVSQASALSLVSLFVPLVAGLFWKRSTSTGAVLSMIVGFIVWLFWNIMNFETPASIPGLTASWIALVIGDVLERRGYGFKNKEDLSVERNL; encoded by the coding sequence TTGCTCGGAATATCGGTCATTCTTTATCTACTCACGACGATTCTTATCGGAGCGGTCGCCTCTCGTTTTGTAAGCGATTCGAAGGACTACGTTCTCGCGGGAAGAAGGCTTCCGCTTTTTCTTGCGTCGTCCGCGTTGTTCGCGACCTGGTTCGGATCGGAAACCTTGCTCGGAGCTTCCTCCCGATTTGTAGAAGACGGAGTTTTGGGAGTCATCGAAGATCCGTTCGGAGCCGCGCTTTGTCTTTTTTTAGTCGGACTTTTTTTCGCAAGACCTTTGTATCGAATGAACATTCTCACCTTCGGAGATTTTTATAAAAATCGATTCGGAAGAAGGGCGGAAATCGTGTCGAGTATCTTTATGATCCCTTCGTATTTCGGATGGATCGCGGCTCAGTTCGTCGCCTTGGGAATCATCTTACACTCGTTAACCGATCTTCCCGTATCGACCGGAATTTTTATCGGAGCCGGAGTCGTATTGATCTACACTGTGATCGGAGGAATGTGGGCGATCTCGCTCACGGATTTTTTACAGACGATTCTAATCGTATTAGGACTTGCTTATTTAGTTTGGGATCTGAGTTCCCAAGCGGGCGGATTGGACGTCGTTCTTGCGTCGACGAAACCCGGATTTTTCAGATTTATACCCGAAGCGGAACCGAAAAGTATTCTCGTATATATCGCGGCTTGGATGACGATCGGACTCGGATCGATACCGCAACAGGATATCTTTCAAAGGGTGATGGCATCGAAATCCGAAAAGGTCGCCGTGTATTCTTCCCTGCTCGGAGCGTTTTTTTATTTAAGCGTGGCTCTTCTTCCTTTGCTCGCGGTGCTTTGTGCGAGAAAGGTTTATCCGCAAATCGCGGGAGAAGACGCGCAGATGATTCTTCCCAAAACCGTGTTAGCGCATACCGGTTTGTTTACGCAGATTCTTTTTTTCGGAGCCTTGTTATCCGCGGTGATGAGCACGGCGAGCGGCGCGATTTTGGCACCTGCATCGGTGTTAGGCGAGAATGTGGTCCGGCCCTTTCTCAAAGATCCGAACGAAAAAACTCTGCTTCGTATTCTGAGAATTTCGGTCGTGACGATCACGTTAGTCTCTCTTGCGATGGCCGTTACAAAAAGTAATATCTACGAACTCGTTTCGCAGGCTTCGGCGCTCAGTCTTGTTTCCTTGTTCGTCCCGCTTGTCGCCGGACTTTTTTGGAAACGATCCACTTCGACCGGAGCGGTTTTGTCCATGATCGTGGGTTTTATCGTATGGCTTTTTTGGAATATAATGAATTTTGAAACTCCCGCCTCGATTCCCGGACTTACGGCGAGCTGGATCGCTCTTGTGATCGGCGACGTTTTGGAACGAAGAGGATACGGATTTAAAAATAAGGAAGATCTTTCCGTAGAAAGGAATCTTTGA
- a CDS encoding tyrosine-type recombinase/integrase, with the protein MIRFPYRRAEYEWVRSIPNAKWNPEKKFWILPYSESILENFLSLRNAHIELEGELELFHWIRKLKLTNASRKTIRSYHSNVLSFLRWSGKNPKEITKQDLYSFLEFSFLEKRLSSATVTARIQALNSYFGIFLGKPWFKDLPRPKREEKLPDILSTLEVYKILNALENPKHKLLLAFCYASGLRVSELVHLKSKDIDVKRQTVKIREGKGKKDRFTMLSQTCQTLWEEFRFSHPYEEWVFPGQDPRKPIHIRSAEKIFENAKKKAGIQKDVSIHSLRHAFATHLLEAGTNIKHIQFLLGHKNVRTTEIYARVSQVRVTKIESPLDFLGRNLD; encoded by the coding sequence TTGATTCGGTTTCCGTATCGTCGAGCCGAGTATGAATGGGTCCGATCGATTCCCAATGCGAAATGGAATCCGGAGAAGAAATTTTGGATTCTTCCTTATTCCGAATCGATTCTCGAGAATTTTTTAAGTTTAAGAAACGCTCATATAGAACTCGAAGGCGAGTTGGAACTTTTCCACTGGATTCGAAAATTAAAGCTGACTAACGCGTCTCGAAAAACGATTCGTTCTTATCATTCGAACGTTCTTTCTTTTTTGAGATGGTCCGGTAAAAACCCGAAGGAGATCACGAAACAGGATCTTTATTCTTTCTTGGAGTTTTCCTTTTTGGAAAAACGGCTGAGTTCGGCGACCGTTACGGCGAGGATCCAGGCTCTCAATTCTTACTTCGGAATTTTTTTAGGCAAACCGTGGTTCAAGGATCTTCCTCGTCCCAAAAGGGAGGAGAAACTTCCGGACATCCTCTCTACTTTAGAAGTTTATAAAATACTAAACGCTCTTGAGAATCCGAAACATAAGCTGCTTCTCGCTTTTTGTTACGCGAGCGGTTTGCGTGTGAGTGAATTGGTTCATCTGAAATCGAAGGACATCGACGTCAAAAGACAAACGGTAAAAATCCGGGAAGGGAAGGGCAAAAAAGATCGTTTCACGATGTTGTCTCAAACTTGCCAAACTCTTTGGGAGGAATTTAGATTCTCCCATCCCTACGAAGAATGGGTTTTTCCCGGTCAAGATCCGAGGAAGCCGATTCACATTCGGTCCGCGGAAAAGATTTTTGAAAATGCGAAGAAGAAGGCGGGCATTCAAAAAGACGTGAGCATTCACAGTCTTCGTCACGCGTTCGCGACTCATCTGTTGGAAGCGGGCACGAATATCAAACACATTCAATTTCTTTTGGGTCACAAAAACGTTCGGACCACGGAAATTTACGCTCGAGTCAGTCAAGTTCGCGTTACCAAAATCGAAAGTCCTCTCGACTTCCTCGGCCGAAATTTGGATTAG
- a CDS encoding helix-turn-helix domain-containing protein has protein sequence MHEFLRLLRVFNDFKANEFAKKLEISTSYLSEIEKGKKKVTLDILNKYAEVLNTKTSTLMYIAEGFEKDSNKFRKILSTKIVEFLYKIENEASKVPLD, from the coding sequence ATGCACGAATTTCTGCGGCTGTTACGCGTATTCAACGACTTTAAGGCCAATGAATTTGCAAAGAAACTAGAGATTTCCACAAGTTATCTCTCAGAAATTGAAAAAGGAAAAAAGAAAGTCACATTAGATATATTGAATAAATATGCGGAGGTCTTAAATACAAAAACTTCAACACTAATGTATATCGCAGAAGGTTTTGAAAAGGATAGTAATAAGTTTCGCAAAATACTTTCCACTAAGATAGTCGAATTTTTGTATAAAATAGAAAATGAAGCATCAAAAGTACCACTCGATTAA
- a CDS encoding nitroreductase, giving the protein MESTETEFITITGAAKTVEEAVNTRHSIRDFESAPIDEKILSELFKNSLRAPSWKNSQPWKVHVVSGTKRDRMAELLVQRAKQGEPVPDTIWPTGFPSDAKRRMFDLGMKIYGVAGIERKDKDARDGFMLRNFEFFGAPTAVFITTDFELNFYIALDIGCYLNTLMLLARGYGLGSVPQAALSAFPEVVRSELNLPPTEKVVCGLSLGYPKADSNLNAYHTPRESISGVVRFY; this is encoded by the coding sequence ATGGAATCTACCGAAACAGAATTTATTACTATCACCGGCGCGGCCAAAACCGTGGAAGAGGCGGTCAATACGCGTCATAGCATTCGCGACTTCGAATCCGCTCCGATCGACGAAAAGATTCTTTCCGAACTTTTTAAGAATTCTTTGCGGGCCCCGAGCTGGAAGAACAGTCAACCTTGGAAGGTCCACGTAGTAAGCGGAACGAAAAGAGATCGAATGGCAGAACTTCTCGTTCAAAGAGCGAAACAAGGAGAGCCGGTTCCCGATACGATATGGCCCACGGGTTTTCCGTCCGACGCCAAAAGAAGAATGTTCGATCTCGGTATGAAGATTTACGGGGTCGCGGGCATCGAAAGAAAGGACAAGGACGCGAGAGACGGTTTTATGTTGAGGAACTTCGAATTTTTCGGAGCGCCCACCGCGGTCTTTATCACGACCGACTTCGAATTAAATTTTTACATCGCGCTTGATATAGGTTGTTACTTGAATACGTTGATGCTTCTCGCCAGAGGTTACGGTTTGGGTTCGGTTCCTCAAGCCGCGTTATCCGCCTTTCCCGAAGTCGTTCGCAGCGAATTGAATTTGCCGCCGACGGAAAAAGTGGTTTGCGGTTTGAGCTTAGGTTATCCGAAGGCTGATTCGAACTTAAACGCGTATCATACTCCGAGAGAGTCGATTTCGGGTGTGGTTCGTTTTTACTAA
- a CDS encoding toll/interleukin-1 receptor domain-containing protein, with protein sequence MARCTAPVQGHRSASAEAACPACGGRSRYRYSSSYDYSSYSSSGSSEGSGSTVSGSGSSSSIRPRWSRAGSHVVYSSAEVRALTPVRDNIEKRASLPDLRDVFLCHAWDDRKGIAKDFNDQLESQGVSVWFSEKDVPLGTSLLREIDKGLAKSRVGIVLVTPALLLRLKGEGIADKELSALLARDLLVPIVHETTYDALRDVSPLLGSRSGLSTYEDSMANIVAKVAELVSV encoded by the coding sequence ATGGCTAGATGCACAGCACCAGTTCAAGGTCATCGTTCAGCAAGTGCAGAAGCAGCATGCCCTGCATGCGGTGGTCGTTCCAGATATCGATACAGTAGTAGTTATGATTACTCTTCCTACTCCAGTTCGGGGAGTTCGGAGGGAAGTGGAAGCACCGTCAGTGGTAGTGGGTCAAGCAGTAGTATAAGACCAAGGTGGTCACGAGCAGGTTCACATGTTGTTTATTCGTCTGCTGAGGTGCGAGCACTCACGCCTGTCCGAGACAACATTGAAAAGCGAGCTTCCTTACCGGACCTTCGAGATGTCTTTCTTTGTCATGCGTGGGACGACCGGAAAGGGATCGCCAAGGATTTTAATGACCAGCTTGAGTCGCAAGGTGTATCCGTTTGGTTTAGCGAAAAGGATGTTCCCCTCGGTACATCGTTGCTCCGTGAAATAGACAAGGGCCTGGCGAAGTCGCGAGTCGGGATTGTGTTAGTAACTCCTGCTTTGCTACTCCGCCTAAAAGGAGAGGGGATTGCTGACAAAGAACTTTCTGCACTTCTCGCGCGTGATCTGCTTGTACCAATTGTCCATGAGACAACCTACGATGCACTTCGTGATGTTAGTCCTTTACTTGGATCTCGAAGTGGCTTGAGCACTTACGAAGATTCGATGGCCAACATTGTAGCAAAAGTCGCTGAGCTGGTTAGCGTTTAG
- a CDS encoding AbrB/MazE/SpoVT family DNA-binding domain-containing protein — protein MVKKLIQHGNSSALIIEKPILELLHITSDTSLDISTDGKSLIITPIDKKLETSLGKINKKHGKTLKRLAE, from the coding sequence ATGGTCAAAAAGCTAATTCAACACGGCAACAGTTCTGCATTAATTATAGAAAAACCAATTCTTGAACTTTTACATATTACTTCAGATACTTCTTTGGATATTAGTACTGATGGTAAAAGTTTAATTATCACGCCTATCGATAAAAAATTAGAAACAAGTCTTGGAAAAATAAATAAGAAACATGGCAAGACGCTAAAACGACTTGCTGAATGA
- a CDS encoding metal-sensitive transcriptional regulator, which translates to MRQDKENTTKLLINRIHRIKGQLDAVEKGLANDTMDCEKTLLILKAASQAIKKFGEAYVQEYMDRCVIENNKKLDLKNVKTAIKAAFFF; encoded by the coding sequence ATGAGACAGGACAAGGAAAATACCACAAAATTATTGATCAATCGGATCCATAGAATCAAGGGCCAGCTCGACGCGGTGGAAAAAGGCCTCGCAAACGATACGATGGATTGCGAAAAAACGCTTTTGATTCTTAAGGCCGCGAGCCAAGCGATCAAAAAATTCGGAGAAGCATACGTTCAGGAATATATGGATCGTTGTGTGATCGAAAATAATAAAAAACTGGATCTGAAAAACGTCAAAACGGCGATCAAAGCCGCATTCTTCTTCTGA
- a CDS encoding dihydrofolate reductase family protein: MRKIIVLEFLTLDGVIQAGGGPDEDTSGGFVYGGWSVPYSDEVIGTVMKKQMTVPFDLLLGRKTFEIWEPYWPKHSDFWPEVMSATKYVVSNTLTSSEWQRSSFLSGDILEKIKKLKQESGPNLHVYGSANLVQTLMKHDLVDEFWLKIYPITLGSGKRLFVDGTIPAAFKVTESQISPNGIIIVNYERAGEVQTGRF, encoded by the coding sequence ATGAGAAAAATAATCGTACTCGAATTTTTAACTCTGGACGGTGTTATACAAGCCGGAGGTGGACCGGACGAAGATACAAGCGGTGGCTTTGTATATGGCGGATGGTCGGTTCCATATTCGGACGAAGTCATCGGAACGGTTATGAAAAAGCAGATGACCGTTCCGTTCGATCTGTTGTTAGGGCGAAAGACTTTCGAAATTTGGGAACCGTACTGGCCGAAACATTCCGACTTTTGGCCGGAGGTCATGTCGGCAACCAAATACGTAGTCTCGAATACGCTGACTTCCAGTGAATGGCAACGGTCTTCGTTTTTAAGCGGAGACATTCTTGAAAAAATAAAAAAACTGAAACAAGAATCGGGTCCGAACTTACACGTTTACGGAAGCGCCAATCTCGTGCAAACGCTTATGAAACACGATTTAGTCGATGAGTTCTGGTTAAAAATTTATCCGATTACCTTGGGGAGCGGAAAACGTTTGTTTGTCGACGGCACGATCCCTGCTGCATTCAAAGTGACGGAAAGTCAAATCTCTCCGAACGGAATCATTATCGTAAATTACGAACGCGCAGGCGAGGTTCAAACGGGAAGATTTTGA